The genomic window GAGCCCGAGCCCGTCGCGGCGGTCGAGGAGAGCACGGCGGCTGCGGATGCGCCGTCGCAGGACCGCACCGAGACGACGGCAAGCCGTTCGACGGCGCGCTCGACCGCGCCCGCTGCGGCGCCTGAGCCGGCGCCCAAGCCCGCGCCAGCACCAGCACCCGCACCAGCACCAGAGCCGGCGCCCGCCCCGGCTCCCGCGCCCTCGGGAGGTGCCGAGACCGCGATCGGCTGGGCCTACAACCACCTCGGACTGCCCTACATCTATGGTTCGGCCAGCGGCGGGGGTTTTGACTGCTCGGGCTTCGTCAAGGCCGCCTATGCCGCAGCCGGCGTGAGCCTGCCGCACGGCAGTTCCGCGCAGTACTCCGCGACCTCCCGGGTCTCCCTGGACAACATCCAGCGCGGTGACCTGCTCTTCTACAGCCAGGGGAGCGGCATCTATCACGTCGCCATCTATCTCGGCGATGGTCAGGTCATCCACTCGCTGAGGGACTGGAGCGGCGGCTTCAGCGGCTCCAAGGTCACCGGGATGCACTACTCGCCCGGCCTGTTCGCGGCCGGTCGGCCCTGATCACCTGAACGCACCGCATCACCTGAACGCACCGCATCACCTGAACGCACCGCCGAGGGGCGGGTGAGGCTGTCCATCGACATCCTCACCCGCCCCTCGGCATACGGTCCCTGGGTCCGCTCTCCGCGTCGTGCCGCCATTGGTTTGGTGACTGTCGGTGCCGGAGACCATGATGACCACCGTGACTGACGCAGAGGCCGGACCGATCATCGTCGCGGAGGCCTTGACCAAGGTCTACGGGCAGACCAGAGCCGTCGACGGGATCTCCTTCAGCATCACCAGCGGCGAGTCGTTCGGGTTGTTGGGCCCCAACGGCGCGGGCAAGTCGACGACGATGCGGATGATCGGCGGCACGCTGACCCGCACCGGCG from Ornithinimicrobium cryptoxanthini includes these protein-coding regions:
- a CDS encoding C40 family peptidase, whose translation is MTRLTAGGRHRAPSRIATALAQGRYSTTSTLSVAASGGILASSVLVATTQPQDHLQAAMAALEPVLSAEVAGAAPDTPMTEADTLSVAADALSPAAAALALPGNVQTFTQRIDRPVQAVAAPADADVAPMGELGFVGVTPVVEEPEPVAAVEESTAAADAPSQDRTETTASRSTARSTAPAAAPEPAPKPAPAPAPAPAPEPAPAPAPAPSGGAETAIGWAYNHLGLPYIYGSASGGGFDCSGFVKAAYAAAGVSLPHGSSAQYSATSRVSLDNIQRGDLLFYSQGSGIYHVAIYLGDGQVIHSLRDWSGGFSGSKVTGMHYSPGLFAAGRP